The sequence ATTCAATTAATATTTGGCGATATAATTTTCGAAAAAATTGATACTGTTATTTTAAATAATTATGAAGAAACAGTTAGTAATAAAATAAAAACCGGTGAGATAAATTTAGTAATTTTTACCAAAGATTTAAGTAAAGAATTAAAAATTTTAATAAAAGATTTGAATTCTGAAAGAGAGTATCGAGATAAATTGGTGATTGATTTTACTAAACCTAATCTTTTTATTCATTGTAACCACATAAAGAATGTTCGTTTATCCGTAAGCGATTCTTTAATTTTCAAAATTTTTCCTTACCGAATAACAGAAGAGATTTATTATGAAATTGTTAATCCTGAAGGTCGAATTATTAAAAAAGATAAAATATCCGATAATTTCTTAAAAATTTTTTTCTCTGACTTAACGCTTTTTTCTCAAAGTGGTAATTACCAAATTGAATTTTTTAATAAAAAGGTGGAAAAAAATTTCTCCTTTTATTTAGATTTACCCTTTTATCTTTCCGATAAAGATTATTTTAAAAAGGTTTCT comes from candidate division WOR-3 bacterium and encodes:
- a CDS encoding GWxTD domain-containing protein; translated protein: MTIFLSLLIFSQSLWDVSYDYYYFYNNDTFYLNFGYKIPYSNLIFFYEKGRTYFSRFLIQLIFGDIIFEKIDTVILNNYEETVSNKIKTGEINLVIFTKDLSKELKILIKDLNSEREYRDKLVIDFTKPNLFIHCNHIKNVRLSVSDSLIFKIFPYRITEEIYYEIVNPEGRIIKKDKISDNFLKIFFSDLTLFSQSGNYQIEFFNKKVEKNFSFYLDLPFYLSDKDYFKKVSYLIYVATPKEMEELKKVKREEREIKWREFWKNKNISEEEYFLKIEYCEKNFGRGDKGAFSDRARIYFQYGEPDYVENFPYEIDKKPYIKWYYYRYNKEFIFVDLRGFGEYILVSEK